A window from Desulfonatronovibrio magnus encodes these proteins:
- a CDS encoding diguanylate cyclase produces MDSNISRDIIKPLRDCLNLVFPPVMPQLIKEASKSSPDFSEMSKIVSIDPGLTVTIMSLANSPYYGLNQKVSDLKRAMVILGSAEILKLAISVTMKKSLTERLSKCEHLEYQNWAVILWSAMAAELLARELKLPQADSLYVCAMVKDLSLLLLCCSDDPRLKKYASLCRKEKYGLLTLRPHQLEEEESHWGVNHTFLTMDLLSSWGFPRSECELLISHHDLENIKDHDSPARTLILATYWAEVEMSENNISQLFRVRSIARNILGLDEDAFERVRSTISTRFKTMCQSLSISSNDEEIEYHNFPVVKIQDLYFAAQELQDVQGDLYHVVRTILKQLHWLWGIDEFEIALLSPMTGEMNHYFCSRANGVEPLPNQTVDEDRLDKAGIHFYLQDKGYIKVSGSLGEETVAEVDLYINFLTRTFEAYYYRTMSTTCKAMIMDSLPVAVARVSSAGKILQTNNRFKEIFSLDAEPGDRQFWELAAELTHIPDDETWNDFLSPNQTKYSKLFCPLETRMENSHEPCWHLSAHKVSVDGVLQILVLLEDITEVTTLEKDVFRQSEQLRGIVNSMQDLVFIVDKNGIIQFVSPQYKKELTGKNFFNMAQPSSILGLGWGPDVLNKTEIPIEVNLIMNSTSKSLELICTPLSGTSSPRYLIVGRDLTAIRRLEAKIKKQATFDHLTRVFNRHQFAIFLERETQRAVRKNLGLGLVFFDLDMFKEFNDRYGHQAGDEALRSFGRLLINNSRRGMDYPFRFGGDEFVLLITETDAKRLEELVKRFIKSFESDFDYNVSLSIGLAIMQDGESKEELLGRADKALFAAKKNPGNSYIWA; encoded by the coding sequence ATGGACAGCAATATTTCGAGAGATATTATCAAGCCATTACGGGACTGCCTGAATCTTGTTTTCCCTCCTGTAATGCCGCAACTGATTAAAGAGGCTTCCAAGTCTTCTCCGGATTTTTCCGAGATGAGCAAAATTGTCTCAATTGATCCAGGCCTTACAGTAACGATCATGTCTCTCGCCAATTCACCATATTATGGTCTGAATCAGAAAGTCAGCGACTTGAAAAGGGCCATGGTTATCCTTGGCAGTGCCGAGATACTCAAGCTGGCCATATCCGTAACCATGAAAAAAAGCCTGACAGAGCGTCTTAGTAAATGTGAGCATTTAGAATACCAGAACTGGGCTGTTATTCTCTGGAGTGCCATGGCTGCAGAACTGCTGGCCAGGGAACTCAAGCTTCCACAGGCTGATTCTTTGTATGTTTGTGCCATGGTTAAAGACTTGTCCCTTCTACTGCTGTGTTGTTCTGATGATCCAAGACTGAAAAAGTATGCCTCGTTATGCAGGAAAGAAAAATATGGTCTGCTTACTTTGCGTCCACATCAGCTTGAGGAAGAAGAAAGTCACTGGGGGGTTAACCATACTTTTCTGACAATGGATCTGCTCTCCTCCTGGGGATTTCCCCGGTCAGAATGCGAATTGTTAATTAGTCATCACGACCTTGAAAACATTAAAGACCATGATTCCCCTGCCCGGACATTGATCCTTGCTACTTACTGGGCTGAAGTGGAGATGAGTGAAAACAATATTTCTCAGCTGTTCAGGGTGCGCAGTATTGCCAGGAATATCCTGGGGTTAGACGAAGATGCTTTTGAGCGGGTCAGGTCAACCATCTCCACCCGTTTCAAGACAATGTGTCAGAGTTTAAGCATAAGCAGCAATGACGAAGAAATAGAATATCATAATTTTCCCGTAGTCAAAATTCAGGATCTGTACTTTGCCGCTCAGGAATTGCAGGATGTTCAGGGTGATCTGTACCATGTGGTGAGGACAATACTTAAACAGCTGCACTGGTTGTGGGGGATAGATGAGTTTGAAATTGCGCTTTTGTCGCCCATGACCGGGGAGATGAATCATTATTTTTGTTCGCGGGCCAATGGAGTTGAGCCCCTGCCTAATCAGACTGTGGATGAAGACAGATTAGATAAGGCCGGAATTCATTTTTACCTGCAGGATAAAGGCTATATAAAGGTGTCTGGATCGCTGGGCGAAGAAACTGTCGCTGAAGTAGATTTATACATCAATTTCCTGACCCGTACCTTTGAAGCCTATTATTACAGGACCATGAGCACTACTTGCAAGGCCATGATTATGGATTCTCTGCCGGTAGCTGTAGCCAGGGTTTCAAGTGCTGGAAAAATTCTGCAGACAAATAATCGCTTCAAAGAAATTTTCAGTCTTGATGCAGAACCGGGCGACAGACAGTTCTGGGAATTGGCAGCTGAGTTGACGCACATTCCTGATGATGAGACCTGGAATGATTTCCTGAGCCCGAATCAGACAAAGTACAGCAAGCTTTTTTGTCCTTTAGAGACACGCATGGAAAACAGTCATGAACCGTGCTGGCATCTTAGTGCTCACAAGGTTAGCGTGGATGGTGTGCTTCAGATTCTTGTTCTGCTGGAAGACATTACAGAAGTGACAACTCTTGAAAAGGATGTTTTCAGGCAGAGCGAGCAATTGCGAGGTATTGTCAACTCCATGCAGGATCTTGTTTTTATTGTGGATAAAAATGGCATAATTCAATTTGTTTCTCCGCAATATAAAAAAGAGCTGACTGGTAAGAATTTTTTTAATATGGCACAGCCATCATCTATACTTGGACTGGGCTGGGGCCCAGATGTCCTGAACAAGACAGAGATACCCATTGAAGTCAATCTTATCATGAACAGCACCAGTAAGTCACTGGAACTTATCTGCACTCCCTTGAGCGGAACATCAAGTCCACGATATCTTATAGTGGGCAGAGATCTGACAGCCATCCGCAGGCTGGAAGCCAAGATTAAAAAACAGGCTACTTTTGATCACCTGACCAGGGTTTTCAACCGGCATCAGTTTGCCATATTTTTAGAGAGGGAAACCCAGCGCGCTGTACGTAAGAACCTGGGACTGGGGCTCGTTTTTTTTGATCTGGATATGTTCAAGGAGTTCAACGATCGTTATGGTCACCAGGCTGGCGATGAAGCATTGAGAAGTTTTGGAAGGCTGCTCATTAACAATTCCAGAAGAGGCATGGACTATCCTTTCAGATTTGGCGGTGATGAATTTGTGCTGCTGATTACGGAAACCGACGCAAAACGGCTTGAGGAACTGGTCAAAAGATTTATCAAGTCCTTTGAATCAGATTTCGACTACAATGTCAGTTTGAGCATTGGCCTGGCTATTATGCAGGATGGAGAGAGCAAGGAAGAATTGCTTGGCAGGGCTGATAAGGCTTTGTTTGCAGCTAAGAAAAATCCTGGAAATTCATATATATGGGCATAA
- a CDS encoding polyprenyl synthetase family protein produces the protein MSKLKDFFNSELPNINTVLQKELQVLNPLVKEVGEYTLLAGGKRLRPLLTLLIARCLKHSCKDIYPLACSLEFLHSATLIHDDILDEAELRRGKKSAHVVFGIKRTVLAGDALLALANMIVARYDVPAMNYCVAEAILQTASGEVEEIDNCRNPEMNEKIYFQIVRGKTAYLIQAAASCGAMAARADKFLQDMAASFGMNLGIAFQLVDDALDYSAETSMLGKPHGNDIREGKITLPLILYLESLSSSEKSGLLQKISNNSLDPQGLENIILNIQHDGFDHRVRELADGYLERARAALYSFPACDERDMLDEMLVLVKTRKF, from the coding sequence ATGAGCAAACTTAAGGATTTTTTTAATTCAGAACTGCCTAACATTAACACTGTGCTGCAAAAGGAGCTGCAGGTTCTTAATCCCTTAGTCAAAGAAGTGGGTGAGTATACTCTTCTCGCTGGCGGTAAAAGGCTGCGCCCCTTGTTGACCCTGCTGATTGCCAGATGCCTTAAGCACAGCTGCAAAGATATATATCCTCTGGCCTGTTCTCTTGAATTTCTGCATTCAGCAACGCTTATTCATGATGATATTCTTGATGAGGCTGAGCTTAGAAGAGGGAAAAAATCCGCTCATGTGGTATTTGGTATAAAACGTACAGTTCTGGCAGGTGATGCCTTGCTTGCCCTCGCTAATATGATTGTGGCGAGGTATGATGTGCCAGCCATGAATTATTGTGTAGCAGAAGCCATTTTACAGACTGCTTCTGGTGAAGTAGAAGAAATTGACAACTGCAGAAATCCTGAGATGAACGAGAAGATTTATTTTCAGATAGTGCGGGGTAAAACCGCTTATCTGATCCAGGCAGCAGCCAGTTGCGGAGCTATGGCGGCCCGGGCAGACAAATTTTTGCAGGATATGGCTGCCTCATTCGGGATGAATCTTGGCATAGCATTTCAGCTTGTGGACGATGCCTTAGATTACTCTGCAGAAACCAGTATGCTTGGCAAGCCGCATGGTAACGACATAAGAGAAGGCAAGATAACTCTGCCATTGATACTTTATCTTGAATCTCTTTCGAGTTCAGAAAAAAGCGGCCTGCTCCAAAAAATCTCAAATAACAGCCTGGACCCGCAAGGACTGGAAAATATTATTTTAAATATCCAGCATGATGGCTTTGATCACAGGGTCAGGGAACTGGCTGACGGCTATCTTGAAAGAGCAAGAGCTGCGCTGTACTCATTTCCTGCGTGCGACGAACGGGATATGCTGGACGAGATGCTGGTTCTGGTCAAAACCAGGAAATTCTAA
- a CDS encoding 1,4-dihydroxy-6-naphthoate synthase gives MTIYQKQSLLAAISPCPNDTYVFGAWILGLVGDLPFARTRFVWEDVQTLNEMAAEGLVDMIKVSAVQGIVLEDYKVLSCGGAFGLGQGPKLVVRSGWQKVPRTIAVPGMQTTAYALLKAAADFDFEPVPMLFHEIPQAVRQGTVCAGLLIHETALIYKSLGLEISLDIGDWWDRATECLPLPLGLIVVRKKSGSELVRHAEQMIRKSLDLVRLHPEQVMPLIRSLAREINDQVISEHINAYVNRYSYDMGDQGLRALEFLRNRVIERGNEGTA, from the coding sequence ATGACAATATACCAGAAGCAGTCATTGCTGGCGGCAATCTCCCCGTGCCCCAATGATACATATGTTTTCGGGGCATGGATTCTGGGTTTAGTGGGTGATCTGCCCTTTGCGCGAACCAGGTTTGTCTGGGAGGATGTCCAGACTCTCAATGAAATGGCAGCAGAAGGTCTGGTTGATATGATCAAGGTATCCGCGGTCCAGGGCATTGTTCTTGAAGATTATAAAGTTCTCAGTTGCGGGGGCGCGTTCGGTCTTGGACAGGGACCTAAACTGGTAGTTCGCTCGGGATGGCAAAAAGTGCCGCGTACTATTGCCGTGCCAGGTATGCAGACTACTGCCTATGCCCTGTTAAAGGCAGCTGCTGATTTTGATTTTGAACCTGTTCCCATGCTTTTTCATGAAATCCCTCAGGCAGTCAGGCAAGGCACAGTTTGTGCGGGCCTCTTGATTCATGAAACAGCGTTGATTTATAAAAGTCTTGGTTTGGAGATTTCTTTGGATATCGGTGACTGGTGGGACAGGGCTACAGAATGTCTGCCATTGCCTTTGGGACTCATTGTGGTCAGAAAAAAATCAGGCTCGGAGCTTGTCCGACACGCTGAACAGATGATCAGAAAGAGTCTTGACCTGGTCAGATTGCACCCTGAGCAGGTCATGCCCTTGATAAGAAGTCTTGCCAGGGAAATAAATGACCAGGTTATAAGTGAACATATTAATGCCTATGTTAACCGCTACAGTTATGACATGGGGGACCAGGGCTTGAGAGCTCTGGAATTTCTCAGGAACAGGGTTATAGAAAGAGGTAATGAAGGTACTGCGTAA
- the mqnB gene encoding futalosine hydrolase, producing the protein MILIVAATGKEMDWLLRGAISLRDLEGIIVGERFTWNMFGFLICGVGPLNAAISLEACLAANPQIKQVINFGIAGSYDIKTLPLGSVCVVREEVWPEYGVRSGFFADASILGFPIYQEGERVVWNRLSLVERGFTYGGLKLDPSWMEVVSVTVAGVSSTPEHAKVLRSDFHGQIENMEGFALAYSCFRHDIPFLEIRTISNLAGSRDKKDWNFKSAFSALNRTWHYMTRALQTS; encoded by the coding sequence GTGATTCTAATTGTTGCAGCCACAGGCAAAGAAATGGACTGGCTGCTGCGGGGCGCCATCAGCCTTAGAGATTTAGAGGGCATCATTGTGGGAGAGCGCTTCACCTGGAACATGTTTGGTTTTTTAATCTGTGGAGTCGGGCCTTTAAATGCTGCCATTTCCTTAGAAGCATGCCTTGCTGCAAACCCACAGATTAAACAGGTAATTAATTTTGGCATTGCCGGATCTTATGATATCAAAACTCTGCCATTGGGATCTGTTTGCGTAGTTCGCGAGGAAGTATGGCCTGAATACGGGGTGAGGTCAGGCTTTTTTGCTGATGCTTCCATACTTGGTTTTCCCATTTATCAGGAAGGCGAACGTGTTGTCTGGAATCGTCTTTCACTAGTGGAGCGCGGGTTTACTTATGGTGGTCTGAAACTTGATCCGAGCTGGATGGAAGTAGTCAGTGTCACTGTGGCTGGTGTCAGTTCAACACCGGAACATGCAAAGGTGCTGCGTTCTGATTTTCATGGACAGATAGAAAACATGGAAGGTTTTGCTCTGGCGTACTCCTGTTTCAGGCACGATATTCCTTTCCTGGAAATCAGAACAATATCAAATCTTGCGGGATCAAGGGACAAAAAAGACTGGAACTTTAAATCCGCGTTTAGTGCTCTGAACAGAACATGGCACTATATGACTCGAGCACTTCAGACTTCTTGA
- a CDS encoding DUF2065 domain-containing protein: protein MQFDFSLFITALGLAFVIEGLPYFIWAEKMPRFLEMMSKQPTANLRRLGFTAIILGILVIFFGRSL from the coding sequence ATGCAGTTTGATTTTTCTCTGTTTATAACCGCGCTGGGACTTGCGTTTGTCATTGAAGGGCTTCCATATTTCATCTGGGCGGAAAAAATGCCCCGCTTCCTGGAAATGATGTCTAAGCAACCAACCGCTAATCTGCGCAGGCTGGGTTTCACAGCCATTATCCTGGGCATTCTCGTCATCTTTTTTGGCCGAAGCCTTTAA
- a CDS encoding ubiquinone/menaquinone biosynthesis methyltransferase has product MNRSEHSRMVAGYFSGIVNWYDFLNHFLSFGQDIYWRKRLIRHARCGANGLIVDLAAGTLDVTREILRKKPESKVLALDFTLPMLVRGRPKTDFARTRSGLVQADGRLLPLPDECVESLTIAFGIRNIKPRHEAYREILRVLKPGGRLCILEFGTGKQKIWRGAYNFYLTRVLPLIGRLISRDKGAYTYLAETIKGFPHQDELALEMKRAGFTRVFYYPLSSGIVYVHVAEK; this is encoded by the coding sequence ATGAATCGGTCTGAACACAGCAGGATGGTGGCTGGATATTTTTCCGGCATTGTGAACTGGTATGACTTTTTGAACCATTTTCTTAGTTTTGGACAGGATATTTACTGGAGAAAACGGCTGATCAGGCATGCCAGATGCGGAGCCAACGGCCTGATTGTTGATCTTGCTGCAGGAACTCTTGATGTTACCCGGGAAATTCTCAGGAAAAAACCCGAATCCAAGGTTCTGGCCCTGGACTTTACCTTGCCTATGCTGGTCCGCGGGCGCCCCAAGACGGATTTTGCCCGCACAAGGTCCGGCCTTGTTCAGGCAGATGGAAGATTGCTTCCTCTGCCTGATGAGTGCGTTGAAAGCTTGACCATAGCTTTTGGGATCAGAAATATTAAACCAAGACATGAAGCCTACAGGGAAATACTGCGTGTTCTCAAACCCGGAGGAAGGCTCTGTATTCTGGAATTTGGTACTGGCAAGCAAAAGATATGGCGCGGAGCATACAATTTTTATCTGACCAGGGTATTACCGTTGATAGGCCGCCTTATTTCAAGAGATAAAGGTGCTTACACATATCTTGCTGAAACCATCAAGGGGTTTCCACATCAGGATGAGCTGGCCTTAGAGATGAAAAGGGCAGGATTCACCCGGGTATTTTACTATCCATTAAGTTCGGGGATTGTGTATGTGCATGTGGCTGAAAAATAA